In one Xiphophorus couchianus chromosome 17, X_couchianus-1.0, whole genome shotgun sequence genomic region, the following are encoded:
- the igf1 gene encoding insulin-like growth factor 1 isoform X1, with amino-acid sequence MSSAASSRWHLCDVLKGAMCCISCSHTLSLLLCILTLTPTATGAGPETLCGAELVDTLQFVCGERGFYFNKPTGYGPSTRRSHGIVDECCFQSCELRRLEMYCAPARTSKTSRSPRAQRHTDVPRTPKVSNPGHRADKGTERRTAQQPDKTKNKKRPSSGHSQPSFKEVHPKNSSRGSSGGRTY; translated from the exons ATGTCTAGCGCTGCTTCCTCTCGGTGGCATTTATGTGATGTCCTCAAG GGTGCGATGTGCTGTATCTCCTGTAGCCACACCCTCTCACTACTGCTGTGCATCCTCACCCTGACTCCGACGGCAACAGGGGCGGGTCCGGAGACCCTGTGCGGGGCGGAGCTGGTCGACACGCTGCAGTTTGTCTGTGGAGAGAGgggcttttatttca ATAAACCAACAGGCTATGGGCCCAGCACAAGGCGGTCGCATGGCATCGTGGACGAGTGCTGCTTCCAAAGCTGTGAGCTGCGGCGCCTGGAGATGTACTGCGCACCCGCCAGGACTAGCAAGACATCACGTTCTCCTCGCGCACAGCGCCACACAGATGTGCCAAGGACACCCAAGGTCAGCAACCCGGGACATCGAGCGGACAAGGGCACAGAGCGCAGGACGGCGCAGCAGCcagacaagacaaaaaacaagaag AGACCTTCATCTGGACATAGTCAACCATCCTTCAAG gAAGTCCATCCGAAAAACTCAAGTCGAGGCAGCTCTGGGGGCAGAACTTACTGA
- the igf1 gene encoding insulin-like growth factor 1 isoform X2, whose product MCCISCSHTLSLLLCILTLTPTATGAGPETLCGAELVDTLQFVCGERGFYFNKPTGYGPSTRRSHGIVDECCFQSCELRRLEMYCAPARTSKTSRSPRAQRHTDVPRTPKVSNPGHRADKGTERRTAQQPDKTKNKKRPSSGHSQPSFKEVHPKNSSRGSSGGRTY is encoded by the exons ATGTGCTGTATCTCCTGTAGCCACACCCTCTCACTACTGCTGTGCATCCTCACCCTGACTCCGACGGCAACAGGGGCGGGTCCGGAGACCCTGTGCGGGGCGGAGCTGGTCGACACGCTGCAGTTTGTCTGTGGAGAGAGgggcttttatttca ATAAACCAACAGGCTATGGGCCCAGCACAAGGCGGTCGCATGGCATCGTGGACGAGTGCTGCTTCCAAAGCTGTGAGCTGCGGCGCCTGGAGATGTACTGCGCACCCGCCAGGACTAGCAAGACATCACGTTCTCCTCGCGCACAGCGCCACACAGATGTGCCAAGGACACCCAAGGTCAGCAACCCGGGACATCGAGCGGACAAGGGCACAGAGCGCAGGACGGCGCAGCAGCcagacaagacaaaaaacaagaag AGACCTTCATCTGGACATAGTCAACCATCCTTCAAG gAAGTCCATCCGAAAAACTCAAGTCGAGGCAGCTCTGGGGGCAGAACTTACTGA